The following coding sequences are from one Candidatus Zixiibacteriota bacterium window:
- a CDS encoding FISUMP domain-containing protein, whose product MRGATNETGFTALPGGERGYQGYFGALHQEAYFWTSTESTTSSRAYVFSLHNAFDYISDRNLNKFSGHSVRCVKD is encoded by the coding sequence ATGAGGGGTGCCACCAACGAGACTGGGTTCACAGCTCTTCCTGGAGGAGAGCGGGGTTACCAAGGCTATTTCGGCGCTCTCCACCAGGAGGCATATTTCTGGACTTCGACAGAGTCCACCACCAGTTCCCGTGCCTATGTTTTCAGCCTGCATAACGCGTTCGATTATATTTCGGACAGAAATCTCAACAAGTTTTCGGGCCATTCGGTTCGGTGCGTAAAGGACTGA
- a CDS encoding T9SS type A sorting domain-containing protein: MTRNTLLIALCGWLMFTGAAQALMDTAWVRTYAPLAPYQVMAVGIDSDGNCYTAFRGWDGVRDCYAAVKYDSSGNFQWNYLSPQGVIVDAQIDRAGNTYMTGTRWDVSETLGMLVKLNSSGVPVINQVWNGYGGRTVEYNSFGSCFVAYSYYNADGYVDDSLRWHGYESDIVVRGYNDTGSELFSDSLNYYYDDRPECLAFSPDGNLYLSGYCSNSPWVTHNRNARLYKLAAGGSLTWMREFDYGANSFDDLTVVAADYQSNAIMTIRPESGAKINKLQGDGGLLWGRDASMWIRELLVDDSGVIITARGSQVDKYNSSGTSLWTVDILPAIDTALVWCTVTDIKLYGHDVITTGSYGNFSREGYFTARVDSLGDLTWIEEFDVAEGRISDMYSEAAVDDSGSVFVSFIDHTGGWPYTMISIKYVEGTKHLTIRDAKNDSIPNVECDLIKVTNNPPWFDEDTLGSFTTDDKGQLELIPISADSFRVDLDLYADTLVVGDSLKIAKHVQSVPAVKHQNVLSTMYSVLLDNTRFAADGHIYFDTLTSGDQNIVLNHTELRYNLVVSVEWEATEEYLWMLEDNFRFMSNYLYDVSDGQIRLDTMFIFDNSNFSSEADILVKASNMEWPRASAAGILRNGVDYIDMPRIWMGDSTRTRNHTDAVYPLNLVVPSMDYRTKAHEFGHYALNFFDEYLFWNEDSGKYVADNSLRCLPTTVFRYGFMDYQYERGGSMSSEMSNSFRYELAGCRNTNQWGVHALSCWDHLERWVEAVRQGPDNLFIPILKPDAADTLERVVSNPGVYFPGPNNDLSNPNYDVGSMIRFPNPATPQVAGYSNKHVTVHHSTGGDNANVQLFNDVHVATGRIIEQGRSSDASGAWVVGVKDASYQILASKGNSLGTVAPSPSNASSLYVTTGWLYGIAESYGSGVSQVGNRFSANSTEDSITIELNEVQGYYPFIIKAMLTADGATCDIMAVQPFPADPSLELWPSYGGSYDHTLAGTGEGYSATVTDSLGISGSFMLWASDDSSKTFFVPNKYTTTAVDHDQVFIWLFGAEGQSEFKLDSANISLTKAMILSSPYPVIRTGLNENAVQAGQAHCLSAYPDNPLTGSNQIVIRYDDADLKLGDQYLGGEATLSAYHWVDALTGWTLIGGMVDTVQNTIYAPVSHTGVYAAFTTQIITDVEDDEYGDILPYRFELSQNYPNPFNPVTTIEYSLPERNHVVIEVYNVIGQKVRTLVNCEEPAGSYSVLWDGISSSGETVSTGVYFYRFQAGTHVETKKMLLLK, from the coding sequence ATGACAAGAAATACACTATTGATCGCACTTTGTGGCTGGCTTATGTTTACCGGAGCGGCGCAGGCCCTGATGGATACAGCCTGGGTACGAACTTATGCGCCACTCGCTCCATACCAGGTTATGGCCGTCGGCATTGACAGCGATGGCAACTGTTATACAGCATTCCGAGGTTGGGATGGTGTGCGCGACTGCTACGCCGCCGTGAAGTATGATTCCAGCGGCAACTTTCAATGGAATTATTTGAGCCCTCAAGGAGTTATCGTCGATGCACAGATCGATCGGGCAGGCAACACATATATGACAGGTACCAGGTGGGATGTGAGTGAGACGCTTGGCATGCTTGTTAAACTCAATTCCAGCGGAGTTCCGGTCATAAACCAAGTTTGGAACGGTTATGGTGGGAGAACGGTTGAGTACAATTCATTTGGCAGTTGCTTTGTCGCTTACTCATATTATAATGCCGATGGATACGTAGATGATAGTCTAAGGTGGCATGGTTACGAGTCGGATATTGTTGTAAGAGGTTATAATGATACGGGATCTGAGCTGTTCTCAGATAGTCTGAATTATTATTACGATGACCGGCCTGAATGTCTCGCCTTTTCTCCAGACGGCAATCTATACTTATCTGGTTATTGCTCTAATTCCCCATGGGTCACTCATAATAGAAATGCCCGGCTATATAAACTTGCCGCTGGCGGCAGTCTGACCTGGATGCGGGAGTTCGATTACGGTGCAAATTCTTTCGATGATCTCACGGTCGTGGCAGCAGATTATCAAAGTAATGCAATTATGACGATTCGTCCTGAATCTGGCGCAAAGATCAACAAGCTTCAGGGGGACGGTGGATTGCTATGGGGACGGGACGCCTCCATGTGGATTCGTGAGTTACTGGTTGACGATAGCGGAGTGATAATCACAGCCAGAGGTTCACAGGTTGATAAATACAATTCTTCGGGAACTTCCCTGTGGACCGTGGATATTCTACCAGCGATCGATACAGCCTTGGTCTGGTGCACTGTCACTGATATTAAACTCTATGGTCATGATGTTATCACTACTGGCTCTTACGGTAATTTCTCCAGAGAAGGGTATTTCACGGCACGCGTGGATTCCCTGGGCGATCTGACTTGGATTGAGGAGTTCGATGTTGCCGAGGGACGTATTTCTGACATGTATAGCGAAGCGGCGGTTGACGACTCCGGATCAGTATTCGTATCCTTTATCGATCATACCGGCGGCTGGCCATATACCATGATATCTATCAAGTATGTAGAGGGCACTAAACACCTCACAATCCGCGACGCCAAAAATGACAGCATCCCCAATGTGGAGTGCGACTTGATTAAAGTCACGAATAATCCGCCCTGGTTTGACGAAGATACTCTCGGCAGCTTTACTACGGATGACAAAGGTCAACTGGAACTTATTCCTATCTCCGCGGATTCGTTTCGCGTTGATCTTGATTTATATGCTGATACTCTTGTAGTCGGTGATAGCCTCAAGATAGCCAAACATGTCCAAAGCGTCCCCGCGGTAAAGCATCAGAATGTTCTGAGTACGATGTACTCGGTGCTCCTGGACAACACCCGATTTGCCGCTGACGGTCATATTTATTTTGATACCCTGACTTCAGGTGATCAGAACATCGTGCTCAACCATACGGAGCTTCGCTATAATCTCGTGGTGTCGGTGGAATGGGAAGCCACCGAAGAATACCTCTGGATGCTGGAAGACAACTTTAGATTCATGTCAAACTATCTTTATGACGTATCTGATGGCCAAATCCGCCTCGATACAATGTTCATATTCGACAACAGCAATTTCTCCTCGGAAGCGGATATTCTTGTTAAGGCGAGTAACATGGAATGGCCACGTGCCTCAGCAGCCGGTATTCTGCGAAACGGAGTCGACTATATTGACATGCCCCGTATCTGGATGGGGGATTCCACTCGCACCCGAAACCACACCGATGCCGTTTACCCGCTGAACCTTGTTGTGCCATCGATGGATTATCGAACCAAAGCCCATGAATTCGGACATTATGCACTCAACTTCTTTGACGAGTACCTGTTTTGGAACGAAGACAGCGGCAAGTATGTTGCCGACAATTCCCTTCGCTGTTTACCAACAACGGTTTTTCGATACGGTTTCATGGATTATCAATACGAAAGGGGTGGTTCGATGTCGTCAGAGATGTCAAACTCTTTCCGCTATGAGCTGGCCGGGTGTCGGAACACGAATCAGTGGGGGGTACATGCGCTTTCCTGCTGGGATCATCTGGAGCGGTGGGTTGAAGCCGTTCGGCAGGGACCTGACAACCTGTTTATACCGATCCTGAAACCTGATGCAGCCGACACGCTGGAGCGTGTGGTAAGCAATCCAGGCGTCTACTTCCCCGGTCCTAATAATGACCTGAGCAACCCTAACTACGACGTAGGGAGCATGATTCGCTTTCCGAATCCGGCTACCCCGCAGGTCGCAGGCTATTCCAACAAGCATGTTACCGTTCACCACTCAACGGGTGGCGATAACGCCAATGTCCAGTTGTTCAATGACGTACACGTTGCAACAGGGAGGATTATCGAACAGGGTCGATCATCAGACGCGTCCGGTGCCTGGGTTGTGGGGGTGAAAGACGCCAGCTACCAGATTCTTGCCAGCAAGGGAAACAGCCTTGGGACTGTGGCCCCGTCACCATCAAATGCTTCTTCTCTATACGTCACCACAGGTTGGCTCTATGGCATAGCCGAATCGTACGGATCAGGGGTAAGCCAGGTCGGCAACAGGTTCTCAGCAAACAGCACAGAAGACAGCATCACTATCGAGTTGAATGAAGTTCAGGGATATTATCCTTTTATCATCAAGGCAATGCTGACCGCCGACGGAGCAACCTGCGACATCATGGCGGTTCAGCCGTTCCCAGCAGATCCGAGTTTGGAGTTGTGGCCTTCATATGGCGGGAGCTATGACCATACTCTTGCCGGCACTGGAGAAGGTTATTCTGCAACCGTAACTGATAGTTTGGGGATATCAGGTTCGTTCATGCTCTGGGCAAGCGATGATTCTTCAAAGACATTCTTTGTTCCCAATAAGTACACCACAACCGCAGTGGACCACGATCAGGTTTTTATCTGGCTTTTTGGAGCCGAGGGGCAGAGTGAATTCAAGTTAGATTCAGCCAACATTTCTTTGACCAAAGCGATGATCCTGTCTTCACCTTACCCGGTCATCCGAACCGGCCTGAATGAGAACGCGGTTCAGGCTGGACAGGCGCATTGTCTGTCAGCGTATCCTGATAACCCCCTGACCGGATCCAACCAGATTGTGATACGTTACGACGATGCCGACCTGAAGCTGGGAGATCAGTACCTGGGAGGTGAAGCGACATTGTCGGCCTATCACTGGGTTGATGCCCTAACCGGATGGACATTGATCGGCGGAATGGTCGACACCGTTCAGAACACGATCTACGCACCTGTTAGTCACACAGGTGTCTATGCCGCGTTCACGACCCAGATCATAAC